One segment of Amycolatopsis alba DSM 44262 DNA contains the following:
- a CDS encoding MFS transporter, translating to MCACVVLVVGMVAAINLAVPMLAASDLHPSASALIWIVDTYVVFFACLVIPGGAAGDRFGRKGVLLAGLALFAVGALLSAVAPNVPFLLAGRAITGIGAAAVLPNTLAVLLHAVPAERKGVTIATWASMTGIGGVVGNVGGGAVLSGGSWRWLFAAAIPLALVLAALVARIAPVSARHDRPLSPVGAALLVGASVALLLGIVEGPEKGWGSPIVVIGFAGAVVLFAVWTFVELKAEHPLLDPRLFRVPALRSACLGMTAIFFGMFALFYVNASFLQYGKGFSVLLTGLGIIPLTVPVILGARHVGKLVRRVGVDATVAIAFVFCGCGLIGLSTNDASTPYPVYAAWLVVTGVGVTLALPTLSAAISGSLPAAQAGVGAGLQATTREFGSALGVAVIGTVLTGQFVAALPADLRAAHDPHTVAQALAAAPGRAPEVISAFVTSTGTALRVIGVSVLVLGALVVLQSRLSRTTK from the coding sequence ATGTGCGCCTGCGTCGTGCTCGTGGTCGGGATGGTCGCCGCGATCAACCTCGCCGTCCCGATGCTGGCCGCGAGCGACCTCCACCCGTCCGCGTCGGCGCTGATCTGGATCGTCGACACCTACGTCGTCTTCTTCGCCTGTCTCGTGATCCCCGGTGGCGCCGCGGGCGACCGCTTCGGCCGCAAGGGGGTCCTGCTCGCCGGCCTCGCCCTGTTCGCGGTCGGCGCGCTGCTGTCGGCGGTCGCGCCGAACGTGCCCTTCCTCCTGGCTGGCCGGGCGATCACCGGGATCGGGGCCGCCGCCGTGCTGCCCAACACGCTCGCCGTTCTGCTGCACGCCGTCCCCGCCGAACGCAAGGGCGTGACCATCGCGACCTGGGCGTCCATGACCGGGATCGGCGGTGTCGTCGGGAACGTCGGCGGCGGCGCCGTGCTGTCGGGCGGGTCGTGGCGCTGGCTGTTCGCCGCAGCCATCCCGCTCGCTCTGGTGCTCGCCGCGCTCGTCGCCCGGATCGCGCCGGTGTCCGCGAGGCACGACCGCCCGCTCAGCCCGGTCGGCGCCGCCCTGCTCGTCGGCGCGTCGGTCGCGTTGCTGCTCGGCATCGTCGAAGGGCCCGAAAAGGGCTGGGGAAGCCCGATCGTGGTGATCGGGTTCGCCGGTGCCGTCGTGCTGTTCGCCGTGTGGACGTTCGTGGAACTGAAGGCCGAGCATCCGCTGCTCGATCCCCGGTTGTTCCGTGTGCCCGCGCTGCGCAGCGCCTGTCTCGGCATGACCGCGATCTTCTTCGGGATGTTCGCACTGTTCTACGTCAACGCGTCGTTCCTGCAGTACGGCAAGGGATTCAGTGTTCTGCTGACCGGGCTGGGGATCATCCCGCTGACCGTCCCGGTCATCCTCGGTGCGCGGCATGTCGGCAAGCTCGTCCGGCGCGTCGGTGTCGACGCCACCGTCGCCATCGCGTTCGTCTTCTGTGGCTGCGGCCTCATCGGACTGTCCACAAACGACGCATCGACGCCGTATCCGGTCTACGCGGCTTGGCTCGTGGTGACCGGCGTCGGTGTCACGCTGGCCCTTCCGACGCTGTCGGCCGCCATCTCCGGTTCACTGCCCGCGGCGCAGGCCGGTGTCGGCGCCGGGCTGCAGGCCACCACCCGCGAATTCGGCAGCGCGCTCGGCGTCGCGGTCATCGGCACCGTTCTCACCGGACAGTTCGTCGCGGCACTGCCCGCCGACCTCCGCGCCGCCCACGATCCGCACACCGTGGCGCAAGCCCTCGCCGCGGCACCCGGCCGCGCGCCCGAAGTGATTTCCGCGTTCGTCACCAGTACGGGCACGGCCCTGCGGGTGATCGGCGTGAGTGTGCTCGTCCTCGGGGCGCTCGTCGTCCTGCAATCACGCCTTTCCCGCACCACCAAGTAA
- a CDS encoding LysR family transcriptional regulator — protein MADQLDLNLLRVFDALLREGSVTAAAERLHLSIPAASRALGRLRRAMGDPILVRAGRGMVPTPFALRTAPRVRSLLDEASALISADRDLAIGDLERTFTIRINDGVAATLTTAAVEATAAVAPGVVLRFVAEGSESTEALRDGSVDLDIGAGDLTAPDIRSMPLYRERVVGLVRADGPLGGVRRPTLAQLCRYPHVSSSRRGRARGPLDDVLEAAGLQRRVAAVVPTSAVAAFLVSSSDYIGLVPSRLAEQYGRSLGLRWFPIPADLPEIDVCLLWHARLDADPAQRWLRDTIRDALDVPS, from the coding sequence ATGGCCGACCAGCTGGACCTGAACCTTTTGCGGGTGTTCGACGCGTTGCTGCGGGAGGGCAGCGTGACGGCGGCCGCCGAGCGGCTGCACCTGTCGATCCCGGCGGCGAGCCGGGCACTCGGCCGGTTGCGGCGGGCGATGGGGGACCCGATCCTGGTCCGCGCCGGCCGCGGGATGGTGCCGACGCCATTCGCGCTCCGGACCGCGCCGCGCGTGCGGTCGCTGCTCGACGAGGCGTCGGCACTGATCAGTGCCGACCGCGATCTGGCGATCGGCGACCTCGAACGCACCTTCACCATCCGCATCAACGATGGCGTCGCAGCGACACTGACGACGGCGGCCGTCGAGGCGACCGCCGCCGTCGCGCCGGGCGTGGTCCTGCGCTTCGTCGCGGAAGGCAGTGAGAGCACCGAAGCGCTGAGGGACGGTTCGGTGGATCTGGACATCGGCGCCGGTGACCTCACCGCCCCCGACATCCGCTCGATGCCGCTGTACCGCGAACGAGTGGTCGGGCTCGTCAGGGCGGACGGTCCGCTCGGTGGCGTGCGGCGTCCGACGCTGGCCCAGTTGTGCCGGTATCCCCACGTTTCGTCCTCCCGGCGGGGCAGGGCCAGGGGACCGCTCGACGACGTGCTGGAAGCGGCCGGTCTCCAGCGCCGGGTCGCGGCGGTCGTGCCGACGTCCGCCGTCGCCGCGTTCCTGGTCTCGTCCAGCGACTACATCGGACTCGTGCCCTCGCGGCTCGCCGAGCAGTACGGCCGGTCGCTCGGCCTCCGCTGGTTCCCGATCCCCGCCGACCTTCCGGAGATCGACGTCTGCCTGCTCTGGCATGCGCGCCTCGACGCCGACCCGGCCCAGCGCTGGCTGCGCGACACGATCCGCGACGCGCTCGACGTGCCGTCGTAG
- a CDS encoding discoidin domain-containing protein translates to MAFTALLVAAGATALASNSKWYSLAPGTKFLQADLGSARNVSSFVLKHAGLGGETTGWNTGAFTIQTSLDGTNWTTAASVTDARSSRTYHPVSQRSARYVRVNVTTPANDGNGAARIYEFEVY, encoded by the coding sequence GTGGCCTTCACGGCCCTGCTGGTGGCGGCCGGCGCCACCGCACTGGCGAGCAACAGCAAGTGGTACTCGCTCGCGCCGGGCACGAAGTTCCTCCAGGCCGATCTCGGATCCGCGCGGAACGTGTCGTCGTTCGTGCTGAAACACGCGGGCCTCGGCGGTGAGACGACCGGGTGGAACACCGGCGCCTTCACGATCCAGACGTCGCTCGACGGGACGAACTGGACGACGGCCGCGAGCGTGACCGACGCGCGCTCCAGCCGGACCTATCATCCGGTGAGCCAGCGGTCGGCGCGCTATGTCCGGGTGAACGTCACCACCCCGGCGAACGACGGGAACGGTGCGGCGAGGATTTACGAATTCGAGGTCTACTGA
- a CDS encoding MgtC/SapB family protein produces the protein MNTFEMLLRVGTGVGLGAVIGIERQYRARMAGLRTNALVAVGATLFVLLSAHGFGGLNTSGDADPTRVAAQIVSGIGFLGAGVILRDGLNVRGLNTAATLWCSAAVGSLAGAGLYVVALAGTAVIVGVNVLLRPLGRVVDRRPENREDCSEQEEPERA, from the coding sequence ATGAACACCTTCGAAATGCTGCTCAGGGTCGGCACCGGCGTCGGCCTCGGCGCCGTCATCGGGATCGAGCGCCAGTACCGCGCCCGGATGGCCGGACTCCGCACCAACGCCCTCGTCGCCGTCGGCGCCACCCTCTTCGTTCTGCTGTCCGCCCACGGTTTCGGCGGCCTGAACACCAGCGGCGACGCGGATCCCACCCGCGTCGCCGCCCAGATCGTCTCCGGGATCGGTTTCCTCGGCGCCGGGGTCATCCTGCGGGACGGGCTGAATGTGCGCGGACTCAACACCGCCGCCACGCTGTGGTGCTCGGCGGCCGTCGGATCCCTTGCGGGAGCGGGACTTTACGTCGTCGCGCTCGCCGGGACCGCGGTGATCGTCGGGGTCAACGTGCTGCTGCGCCCGCTCGGCCGCGTCGTCGACCGCCGTCCGGAGAACCGGGAGGACTGCTCGGAGCAGGAAGAGCCCGAGCGGGCCTAG
- a CDS encoding alpha/beta fold hydrolase yields the protein MTRGKIQLENGELAYELRGEGDPVILLHGGMLDSRMWDAEMTTLESRYTAIRYDARGHGESSTPTERFKHYEDLRALMTALELPRASLVGLSGGGRIAVDFALTYPDLVENLVLVATGLSAMVTKDPFVLEQNKKLEEAGARGDLPAAIECVLRMWVDGPHRAPGAVDQDVRRRCQEMYTETITRHRGSGFMLMDELRAVERVGELTPRTLTLVGDLDSSDILAIADQIETEACDARKLVVHGVAHMINLEKPAEFSRILLDFLDC from the coding sequence ATGACCAGGGGGAAAATTCAGCTCGAGAACGGTGAACTGGCGTACGAGCTCCGAGGCGAGGGTGATCCCGTCATCCTGCTGCACGGCGGCATGCTCGACTCCCGGATGTGGGACGCCGAGATGACGACGCTCGAAAGCCGCTACACGGCCATCCGTTACGACGCGCGCGGACACGGCGAGTCCTCCACGCCGACGGAGCGCTTCAAACACTACGAAGACCTCCGCGCGCTGATGACCGCGCTGGAACTCCCCCGCGCGTCGCTGGTCGGACTGTCCGGCGGCGGGCGGATCGCGGTCGACTTCGCCTTGACCTATCCGGACCTCGTCGAGAACCTGGTCCTGGTGGCCACCGGTCTCAGCGCGATGGTGACGAAGGATCCTTTTGTCCTGGAGCAGAACAAGAAACTCGAGGAGGCGGGCGCCAGGGGCGATCTTCCCGCCGCCATCGAGTGTGTCCTGCGGATGTGGGTGGACGGTCCGCACCGTGCTCCGGGAGCCGTCGATCAGGACGTCCGGCGGCGGTGCCAGGAGATGTACACGGAGACGATCACCCGGCACCGCGGCAGCGGTTTCATGCTGATGGACGAACTGCGGGCCGTCGAACGTGTCGGGGAGCTGACCCCGCGCACGTTGACACTGGTGGGCGATCTGGACTCTTCGGACATCCTCGCCATCGCCGACCAGATCGAAACCGAGGCGTGCGACGCCCGGAAGCTCGTCGTCCACGGGGTCGCGCACATGATCAACCTGGAGAAGCCCGCCGAGTTTTCGCGGATATTGCTGGACTTCCTGGATTGCTAG
- the acnA gene encoding aconitate hydratase AcnA: protein MTAPASKDSFGAKDTLKVGDASYEVFRLNKVEGSQRLPYSLKILLENLLRTEDGANITADHIRALGNWDASADPSIEIQFTPARVIMQDFTGVPCVVDLATMREAVTDLGGDPDKVNPLAPAELVIDHSVIIDVFGRADAFERNVEIEYERNRERYQFLRWGQGAFDEFKVVPPGTGIVHQVNIEHLARTVMSRNGQAYPDSCVGTDSHTTMVNGLGVLGWGVGGIEAEAAMLGQPVSMLIPRVVGFKLTGEIPTGVTATDVVLTITEMLRKHGVVSKFVEFYGESVGAVPLANRATIGNMSPEFGSTAAIFPIDDETVRYLKLTGRSEEQVALVEAYAKEQGLWHDPSHEPEYSEYIELDLSTVVPSIAGPKRPQDRIELTDAKNSFRKSIHDYVGGEQVPHTNVDETVEETFPASDPAALSFKDEDAVDLQSAANGHSGRPTNPVKVSTSDRGEFILDHGAVVIASITSCTNTSNPSVMLGAALLARNAVDKGLAVKPWVKTSMAPGSQVVTDYYTKANLWPYLEKLGYHLVGYGCTTCIGNSGPLSDEISAAIQENDLTAVSVLSGNRNFEGRINPDVKMNYLASPPLVIAYALAGTMDFDFENQPLGQDTDGNDVFLKDIWPSAKEIQETIDYAITQEMFTKDYADVFDGGERWKSLPTPEGKTFDWDAESTYVRKPPYFEGMKAEPSAVTDISGARVLAKLGDSVTTDHISPAGAIKPGTPAAQYLTEHGVEKKDFNSYGSRRGNHEVMIRGTFANIRLRNQLLDDVQGGYTRDFTQDDAPQSFIYDAAQNYAAQDIPLVVLGGKEYGSGSSRDWAAKGTRLLGVRAVITESFERIHRSNLIGMGVIPLQFPAGESASSLGLDGTETFDISGITKLNDGETPRTVHVTATKTDGTKVEFDADVRIDTPGEADYYRNGGILQYVLRKMTQA, encoded by the coding sequence GTGACAGCACCTGCCAGCAAGGACAGCTTCGGCGCCAAAGACACGCTGAAGGTCGGCGACGCCTCCTACGAGGTGTTCCGCCTGAACAAGGTCGAGGGCTCCCAGCGCCTTCCCTACAGCCTGAAGATCCTGCTCGAGAACCTGCTGCGGACCGAGGACGGCGCGAACATCACCGCCGACCACATCCGCGCGCTCGGCAACTGGGACGCCAGTGCGGACCCGTCGATCGAGATCCAGTTCACGCCCGCCCGCGTGATCATGCAGGACTTCACCGGCGTGCCCTGCGTCGTCGACCTCGCCACCATGCGCGAGGCCGTCACCGACCTCGGCGGCGACCCGGACAAGGTCAACCCCCTCGCCCCCGCCGAGCTGGTCATCGACCACTCGGTCATCATCGACGTCTTCGGCCGCGCCGACGCCTTCGAGCGCAACGTCGAGATCGAGTACGAGCGCAACCGCGAGCGTTACCAGTTCCTGCGCTGGGGCCAGGGCGCCTTCGACGAGTTCAAGGTCGTCCCGCCGGGCACCGGCATCGTGCACCAGGTCAACATCGAGCACCTCGCGCGCACGGTGATGTCCCGCAACGGCCAGGCGTACCCCGACTCCTGCGTCGGCACCGACTCGCACACCACCATGGTCAACGGCCTCGGCGTGCTGGGCTGGGGCGTCGGCGGCATCGAGGCCGAGGCGGCCATGCTGGGCCAGCCGGTCTCCATGCTCATCCCGCGCGTCGTGGGCTTCAAGCTCACCGGCGAGATCCCGACCGGCGTGACCGCCACCGACGTCGTGCTCACCATCACCGAGATGCTGCGCAAGCACGGTGTGGTCAGCAAGTTCGTCGAGTTCTACGGCGAGAGCGTCGGCGCGGTGCCGCTGGCCAACCGCGCCACCATCGGCAACATGAGCCCGGAGTTCGGCTCCACCGCGGCGATCTTCCCGATCGACGACGAGACCGTCCGGTACCTCAAGCTCACCGGCCGCTCCGAGGAACAGGTCGCGCTCGTCGAGGCGTACGCCAAGGAGCAGGGCCTCTGGCACGACCCGTCGCACGAGCCGGAGTACTCCGAGTACATCGAGCTGGACCTGTCGACGGTCGTCCCGTCGATCGCCGGCCCGAAGCGCCCGCAGGACCGCATCGAGCTCACCGACGCGAAGAACTCGTTCCGCAAGTCGATCCACGACTACGTCGGCGGCGAGCAGGTCCCGCACACCAACGTGGACGAGACCGTCGAGGAGACCTTCCCGGCCAGCGACCCCGCCGCCCTCTCCTTCAAGGACGAGGACGCGGTCGACCTCCAGTCGGCGGCGAACGGCCACAGCGGCCGCCCGACCAACCCAGTCAAGGTCAGCACGTCCGACCGCGGCGAGTTCATCCTCGACCACGGCGCCGTGGTGATCGCCTCGATCACCTCCTGCACCAACACCTCGAACCCGTCGGTCATGCTCGGCGCGGCGCTGCTCGCGCGGAACGCGGTCGACAAGGGCCTCGCGGTCAAGCCGTGGGTCAAGACCTCGATGGCGCCTGGTTCGCAGGTCGTCACGGACTACTACACCAAGGCCAACCTGTGGCCGTACCTGGAGAAGCTGGGTTACCACCTGGTCGGCTACGGCTGCACCACCTGCATCGGCAACTCGGGCCCGCTGTCGGACGAGATCTCCGCCGCGATCCAGGAGAACGACCTCACCGCGGTTTCGGTGCTCTCGGGCAACCGGAACTTCGAAGGCCGCATCAACCCCGACGTGAAGATGAACTACCTCGCGTCGCCGCCGCTGGTCATCGCGTACGCGCTCGCCGGCACGATGGACTTCGACTTCGAGAACCAGCCGCTCGGCCAGGACACCGACGGCAACGACGTCTTCCTGAAGGACATCTGGCCGTCGGCCAAGGAGATCCAGGAGACCATCGACTACGCGATCACGCAGGAGATGTTCACCAAGGACTACGCCGACGTCTTCGACGGTGGCGAGCGGTGGAAGTCGCTGCCGACCCCCGAGGGCAAGACCTTCGACTGGGACGCGGAGTCCACCTACGTCCGGAAGCCCCCGTACTTCGAGGGCATGAAGGCGGAGCCGTCGGCGGTCACCGACATCTCCGGCGCGCGCGTGCTGGCGAAGCTGGGCGACTCGGTCACCACCGACCACATCTCCCCTGCCGGCGCGATCAAGCCGGGCACCCCGGCCGCGCAGTACCTGACCGAGCACGGCGTGGAGAAGAAGGACTTCAACTCCTACGGCTCGCGTCGCGGTAACCACGAGGTCATGATCCGCGGCACCTTCGCGAACATCCGGCTGCGCAACCAGCTGCTGGACGACGTGCAGGGCGGCTACACTCGCGACTTCACCCAGGACGACGCCCCGCAGTCGTTCATCTACGACGCGGCGCAGAACTACGCGGCGCAGGACATCCCGCTGGTCGTCCTCGGCGGCAAGGAGTACGGCTCCGGATCGTCGCGTGACTGGGCGGCCAAGGGCACGCGCCTGCTGGGCGTCCGCGCGGTGATCACCGAGTCGTTCGAGCGCATCCACCGGTCGAACCTGATCGGCATGGGTGTCATCCCGCTGCAGTTCCCGGCCGGCGAGTCGGCCTCGTCGCTCGGCCTCGACGGCACCGAGACGTTCGACATCTCGGGCATCACGAAGCTGAACGACGGCGAGACCCCGCGCACGGTCCACGTCACCGCGACGAAGACCGACGGCACCAAGGTGGAGTTCGACGCGGACGTCCGCATCGACACTCCGGGTGAGGCGGACTACTACCGCAACGGCGGCATCCTGCAGTACGTCCTGCGGAAGATGACCCAGGCGTAG
- a CDS encoding NlpC/P60 family protein — MRGEAGSVAGARRGATIGALGIALLLGVTGTAIAVPPPPPNPSDSEINSSKADANAKAGDVGRLTNQLAQAESKLAQLNDDVELKMEEANKARVDADTAQDEAAQADREAQSARTQSDAAQATIDKARADLDKFAAASFQQGSTIGSVSAYLTANSPKELLGRAQMLDAVGGSRLNALDTMKRAQTEKSNKDATARKKLEIAQERKRAAEAAKHEADNAQSAAQHAQDTQVAQNDKLEADKAGVEKQLFEAQQKVSGLQGQRQRYEDWKAQKAREDEERARQAALAASRPSQGQGGGGRPSSRPVQSAPAGASVEAAVQRALSQLGLPYAWGGGNTSGPTRGIRDGGVADRYGDYNKIGFDCSGLMIYAFAGVRALPHYSGYQYNAGRRVPLSQMRRGDMLFWGGGGGIHHVAMYLGNGQMVEAPQSGLRVRVAPVRYGGIMPYAARLIG, encoded by the coding sequence GTGCGTGGTGAAGCCGGGTCTGTGGCCGGTGCCCGCCGTGGCGCGACCATCGGTGCGCTGGGGATCGCCCTGTTGCTCGGGGTGACGGGTACCGCCATCGCGGTACCGCCGCCCCCGCCGAATCCCAGCGATTCCGAAATCAACTCCAGCAAGGCCGACGCCAACGCCAAGGCGGGTGATGTCGGCAGGCTCACGAACCAGCTGGCCCAGGCCGAGTCGAAGCTCGCCCAGCTCAACGACGACGTCGAGCTGAAGATGGAAGAGGCCAACAAGGCCAGGGTCGACGCGGACACCGCGCAGGACGAAGCCGCCCAGGCCGACCGCGAGGCGCAGTCCGCGCGCACCCAGTCCGACGCCGCGCAGGCGACCATCGACAAGGCCCGCGCCGACCTCGACAAGTTCGCCGCCGCCAGCTTCCAGCAGGGCAGCACCATCGGCTCCGTGTCGGCGTACCTCACCGCCAACAGCCCCAAGGAACTGCTCGGCCGCGCGCAGATGCTCGACGCTGTCGGCGGCAGCAGGCTCAACGCGCTCGACACGATGAAGCGCGCGCAGACGGAGAAGTCCAACAAGGACGCGACGGCGCGCAAGAAGCTGGAGATCGCGCAGGAGCGCAAGCGCGCGGCCGAGGCGGCCAAACACGAGGCCGACAACGCGCAGAGCGCCGCGCAGCACGCGCAGGACACCCAGGTCGCGCAGAACGACAAGCTCGAAGCCGACAAGGCCGGCGTCGAGAAGCAGCTCTTCGAAGCGCAGCAGAAGGTCAGCGGCCTGCAAGGGCAGCGGCAGCGCTACGAGGACTGGAAGGCGCAGAAGGCCCGCGAGGACGAGGAACGCGCCCGGCAGGCGGCCCTCGCCGCGTCGAGGCCCAGCCAGGGCCAGGGCGGCGGTGGCCGCCCGTCGAGCAGGCCGGTCCAGTCGGCTCCCGCCGGGGCGAGCGTCGAAGCGGCGGTCCAGCGGGCGTTGTCGCAGCTGGGGCTTCCGTACGCGTGGGGCGGTGGCAACACCTCCGGCCCGACGCGCGGTATCCGCGACGGCGGCGTCGCCGACCGCTACGGCGACTACAACAAGATCGGCTTCGACTGCTCCGGCCTGATGATCTACGCGTTCGCCGGGGTGCGGGCGCTCCCGCACTACAGCGGATACCAGTACAACGCCGGGCGGAGGGTGCCGCTCTCCCAGATGCGCCGCGGCGACATGCTCTTCTGGGGCGGCGGCGGAGGCATCCACCACGTCGCGATGTACCTCGGGAACGGACAGATGGTCGAAGCACCGCAGTCGGGCCTGCGGGTCCGCGTCGCGCCAGTGCGCTACGGCGGCATCATGCCCTACGCGGCCCGCCTGATCGGCTAG
- the mobA gene encoding molybdenum cofactor guanylyltransferase, with translation MTYAGIVLAGGAARRLSGVDKPALPVGGKPLLARALAALAAADPVIVVGPERPGFGDVLWTRESSPGTGPVAALAAGLALVHTEIVVVLAGDLAGVRSSTVDRLVGSLGVASGAVLVDDSGERQWLLGAWQVEALRGALPETVENASLRRTLGGLEIVEVPGEPGESDDIDTPEDLDRWS, from the coding sequence GTGACTTACGCGGGGATCGTACTGGCGGGCGGTGCCGCGCGCCGACTGTCCGGTGTGGACAAACCCGCGCTCCCCGTCGGTGGGAAACCGTTGCTGGCCAGGGCTCTGGCCGCACTAGCGGCCGCGGACCCGGTGATCGTCGTCGGCCCCGAACGGCCGGGTTTCGGGGACGTGCTGTGGACTCGGGAGTCCTCGCCCGGAACAGGACCGGTGGCCGCGCTGGCCGCCGGTCTCGCGTTGGTACACACGGAGATCGTCGTCGTACTGGCCGGTGATCTCGCCGGTGTCCGCTCGTCCACAGTGGATCGGCTGGTGGGTTCACTCGGCGTCGCGTCGGGAGCCGTGCTGGTCGACGACTCGGGGGAGCGGCAGTGGCTGCTCGGCGCCTGGCAGGTGGAGGCACTGCGCGGGGCCTTGCCGGAGACGGTCGAGAACGCGTCGCTGCGGCGGACGCTGGGCGGGCTGGAGATCGTCGAGGTGCCGGGGGAACCGGGGGAGAGCGACGACATCGACACACCGGAGGACCTGGACCGCTGGTCCTGA
- a CDS encoding AAA family ATPase: MTEPGYADGAQQPGTPARDAQLLERTVFEVKRIIVGQDRLVERMLVGLLARGHLLLEGVPGVAKTLAVETFARVVGGSFSRVQFTPDLVPADILGTRIYRQGAERFDVELGPVVANFVLADEINRAPAKVQSAMLEVMAERHVSIGGQTFPMPDPFLVLATQNPIENEGVYPLPEAQRDRFLFKIVVEYPTAEEEREIIYRMGVTPPTPQEVLSPSELVRLQNVASQVFVHHALVDYVVRLVLTTRTPNDHGLADVAGWVSYGASPRASLGIIAAARALALVRGRDYVLPQDVVDVVPDVLRHRLVLSYDALADGVPIDHIITRVLQTVPLPQVSARPQGGAGQGGPVPAGAPVR; this comes from the coding sequence GTGACCGAGCCCGGCTACGCCGACGGCGCGCAGCAGCCCGGAACGCCGGCGCGGGACGCCCAGTTGCTGGAGCGGACCGTGTTCGAGGTCAAGCGGATCATCGTCGGCCAGGACAGGCTGGTCGAGCGGATGCTGGTCGGCCTGCTGGCCAGGGGGCACCTCCTCCTCGAAGGCGTCCCCGGCGTCGCGAAGACCCTCGCCGTCGAGACCTTCGCGCGCGTGGTGGGCGGCTCGTTCTCGCGCGTGCAGTTCACCCCGGACCTGGTCCCCGCCGACATCCTCGGTACCCGGATCTACCGCCAGGGCGCCGAGCGGTTCGACGTCGAACTCGGCCCGGTGGTGGCGAACTTCGTCCTCGCCGACGAGATCAACCGCGCGCCGGCGAAGGTGCAGTCGGCGATGCTCGAGGTGATGGCCGAACGGCACGTGTCGATCGGCGGCCAGACCTTCCCGATGCCCGACCCGTTCCTCGTGCTCGCCACGCAGAACCCGATCGAGAACGAGGGCGTGTACCCGCTGCCCGAGGCGCAGCGCGACCGGTTCCTGTTCAAGATCGTCGTCGAGTACCCGACCGCCGAGGAAGAGCGGGAGATCATCTACCGGATGGGGGTCACCCCACCCACCCCGCAAGAGGTGCTGAGCCCGTCCGAGCTGGTCCGGCTGCAGAACGTCGCTTCGCAGGTCTTCGTGCACCACGCGCTCGTCGACTACGTCGTCCGCCTCGTGCTCACCACCCGTACGCCGAACGACCACGGCCTCGCCGACGTCGCGGGCTGGGTGTCCTACGGCGCCTCGCCGCGTGCCAGCCTCGGCATCATCGCCGCGGCCCGCGCGCTGGCGCTGGTCCGCGGCCGGGACTACGTGCTGCCGCAGGACGTCGTCGACGTCGTCCCCGACGTGCTGCGGCACCGGCTCGTGCTGTCCTACGACGCGCTGGCCGACGGCGTCCCCATCGACCACATCATCACGCGGGTGCTGCAGACCGTGCCGTTGCCGCAGGTCTCGGCCCGTCCGCAGGGCGGCGCCGGGCAGGGCGGCCCGGTCCCGGCCGGTGCACCGGTCAGGTAG
- a CDS encoding DUF58 domain-containing protein: protein MEAGLRTLELDVRRRLDGLLQGNHLGLVPGPGSEPGEARPYQPGDDVRRMDWAVTARTTSPHIRETVADRELETWLVADVSASLDFGTALCEKRDLVVCATAAVAHLTGGGGNRIGALVSNGAGSITRIPARGGLPHARGLVRKLAETPRAEEGVRGDLAAALEKLRRPPRRRGLAVVISDFLGDTEWQRPLRALGGHHDLIAIEVLDPRDIDLPDVGTVVLADPETGKQREVHASALLRKEFGAAAHAHRQEVAAALRRAGAAHLVLRTDSDWIADMVRFVVARKRRWSGGVA from the coding sequence ATGGAGGCGGGCCTGCGCACGCTCGAACTCGACGTGCGCCGCCGTCTCGACGGTCTGCTGCAGGGCAACCATCTCGGCCTTGTGCCGGGACCGGGTTCGGAACCGGGGGAGGCCCGGCCGTACCAGCCCGGTGACGACGTCCGCCGGATGGACTGGGCGGTCACCGCGCGGACGACGAGCCCGCACATCCGGGAGACCGTCGCCGACCGCGAGCTGGAGACATGGCTGGTGGCGGACGTGTCCGCGAGTCTCGACTTCGGCACGGCGCTGTGCGAGAAACGCGACCTGGTCGTCTGCGCGACCGCCGCGGTCGCGCATCTGACCGGCGGCGGTGGCAACCGGATCGGCGCGCTCGTCTCCAACGGGGCGGGCAGCATCACGCGGATCCCCGCGCGCGGCGGGCTCCCGCACGCGCGGGGGCTGGTCCGCAAGCTCGCCGAGACCCCGCGCGCCGAGGAAGGCGTCCGCGGGGATCTCGCCGCGGCACTGGAGAAACTGCGCCGTCCGCCCCGCCGTCGCGGGCTCGCCGTCGTGATCTCCGATTTCCTCGGTGACACCGAATGGCAGCGCCCGTTGCGCGCGCTCGGCGGGCACCACGACCTCATCGCCATCGAAGTCCTCGACCCGCGCGACATCGACCTGCCCGACGTGGGCACCGTCGTGCTGGCCGACCCGGAGACAGGGAAACAGCGCGAAGTGCACGCTTCGGCCTTGCTGCGCAAGGAATTCGGCGCCGCGGCGCACGCTCACCGGCAGGAGGTCGCGGCCGCGCTGCGCCGGGCCGGTGCCGCGCATCTGGTGCTGCGCACCGACTCGGACTGGATCGCGGACATGGTCCGGTTCGTGGTGGCCCGCAAACGCCGCTGGTCCGGTGGTGTCGCGTGA